The following proteins come from a genomic window of Leptospira andrefontaineae:
- the fcpA gene encoding flagellar coiling protein FcpA → MKVMKTIFVLLAVVGLNLSLFAQNQGGQDTTDAKAAADKIDELLKGELVPEDDDKNLTEEAKKRKKEIQEQEAIWKNPDFKGYDKNFQELHQLSKAFANNKFRLALTSYQSGVNTVLKMREAVEQYRKEEAEKKRLDEKWYWQKVDRKAREDRVVSRQKLEAKQQALNYFTKAINHLDEIKNPDLRERAEFKRLLSDVYRSWIVTEYDLQNLPQCIPILELYIEVNENEKEYPAHKYLASCYAFEENMIKKYGGASEDQMFKFRHKKNIHLLRATELKYGKDSPEYKHIVALINKDEVISVRP, encoded by the coding sequence CTGGCCGTGGTCGGACTCAACCTCTCCTTGTTCGCACAGAACCAAGGGGGGCAGGATACGACAGATGCCAAGGCGGCAGCTGATAAGATCGACGAACTGCTGAAAGGTGAGCTCGTTCCGGAAGACGACGACAAGAATCTAACGGAAGAAGCTAAGAAACGTAAAAAAGAAATCCAGGAGCAGGAAGCGATCTGGAAGAACCCTGACTTCAAAGGTTACGACAAGAACTTCCAAGAACTCCATCAGCTTTCTAAGGCTTTCGCGAACAACAAGTTCCGCCTGGCCCTGACTAGCTATCAATCCGGAGTGAATACCGTCCTCAAGATGAGGGAAGCTGTTGAGCAGTACCGTAAAGAGGAAGCGGAGAAGAAACGTCTAGACGAGAAATGGTACTGGCAAAAGGTCGACCGTAAAGCTCGTGAAGATCGTGTCGTTTCCCGCCAAAAGTTGGAAGCAAAACAACAAGCATTGAATTATTTCACCAAGGCAATCAACCATTTGGATGAGATCAAGAACCCGGATCTACGTGAACGTGCCGAGTTCAAAAGACTTCTTTCCGATGTATACAGATCTTGGATTGTCACTGAATACGATCTACAAAACTTACCTCAGTGTATTCCTATATTGGAACTCTACATCGAGGTTAATGAAAACGAGAAAGAATACCCAGCTCACAAGTATCTTGCAAGCTGCTATGCTTTCGAAGAAAACATGATCAAGAAATACGGTGGAGCAAGCGAAGACCAGATGTTTAAATTCCGTCACAAGAAAAACATCCACCTTCTCCGCGCTACCGAGCTGAAATATGGAAAGGATTCTCCGGAATACAAACACATCGTTGCTTTGATTAACAAAGACGAAGTGATTTCGGTTCGCCCATAA
- a CDS encoding GlcG/HbpS family heme-binding protein translates to MKRKHSIFVNLFPKFLALCFLFFGIVLPFQAQPLSYGPNINLEQAKKVIAAAEAEAKKNQWNMAIAVVDTGGNLVLLQRMDNTQIGSIEIAKGKASTANNFKRSSRALEEAIEKGGIGLRLLAVPGVFPLEGGELILLDGKIIGAIGVSGAQSTQDGQVARAGISALSSK, encoded by the coding sequence TTGAAAAGAAAACATTCAATATTTGTAAATCTATTCCCCAAGTTTTTAGCACTCTGCTTTTTATTCTTTGGGATCGTTTTACCCTTCCAAGCCCAACCTTTAAGTTATGGACCAAATATTAATTTGGAGCAGGCAAAAAAAGTAATCGCTGCTGCAGAAGCTGAGGCAAAGAAAAACCAATGGAATATGGCGATAGCGGTAGTCGACACCGGAGGAAATTTGGTATTATTACAAAGAATGGATAATACTCAGATAGGTTCCATCGAAATCGCTAAAGGAAAAGCTTCCACAGCAAACAATTTCAAAAGGTCGAGCCGCGCTTTGGAAGAAGCGATTGAAAAAGGTGGCATCGGCCTGAGACTTTTGGCGGTTCCAGGGGTTTTTCCATTAGAAGGGGGAGAGTTAATCCTTCTGGATGGAAAAATAATAGGAGCAATTGGAGTTTCAGGAGCCCAGTCCACTCAGGACGGGCAAGTTGCAAGAGCAGGAATTTCCGCTTTAAGTTCTAAGTGA
- a CDS encoding dienelactone hydrolase family protein translates to MKKIIWFSITFLLATNVLSAKVKSEFVEYKQGDTILEGFVAYPEGAKKAPGIVLVHDWMGLGENTKARAEQLAELGYVAFAADIYGKGVRPKSMEEAAKLAGSFREGDRKLLRARGQAALDALKSQTGVDQKSLAILGYCFGGTAALELARSGAPLKGTISFHGGLSTPKAEDAKNIKGKVLALHGADDPFVKPDEVAAFQEEMRSAGVDWQFVSYGGAVHSFTIKEAGNDNSKGAAYNEKADKRSWLELKNFLKEIFPSK, encoded by the coding sequence ATGAAAAAGATCATTTGGTTCAGTATAACGTTTCTTTTAGCGACGAATGTTTTATCTGCAAAAGTTAAATCAGAATTCGTAGAATACAAACAAGGCGACACTATCTTAGAAGGTTTTGTTGCTTATCCGGAAGGGGCAAAAAAAGCTCCAGGCATCGTGCTTGTCCATGATTGGATGGGCCTTGGAGAAAATACAAAAGCAAGAGCGGAACAACTTGCAGAGTTAGGTTATGTTGCTTTTGCGGCTGACATTTATGGTAAAGGTGTTCGTCCTAAATCCATGGAAGAAGCTGCAAAACTAGCCGGCTCGTTCAGAGAAGGAGACCGTAAACTTTTAAGAGCTAGAGGGCAGGCTGCGTTAGACGCGTTAAAGTCCCAAACCGGCGTGGATCAGAAAAGTTTAGCGATCTTAGGATATTGTTTCGGTGGGACGGCCGCCTTAGAACTTGCAAGAAGTGGAGCTCCTTTAAAAGGAACTATTAGTTTTCATGGAGGATTATCTACTCCTAAGGCGGAGGATGCCAAAAATATTAAAGGCAAAGTTCTGGCACTTCATGGGGCGGATGATCCTTTCGTAAAACCGGATGAAGTGGCAGCTTTCCAAGAAGAAATGAGAAGTGCCGGAGTAGATTGGCAGTTCGTTTCTTATGGTGGGGCGGTTCATTCTTTTACGATCAAAGAAGCAGGAAATGATAACTCTAAAGGAGCGGCTTATAATGAAAAAGCGGATAAACGTTCTTGGCTAGAATTGAAAAACTTCCTGAAAGAAATTTTCCCTTCCAAGTAA
- a CDS encoding polyprenyl synthetase family protein, with protein MTNQTETNELSQLLKRSKDRFEDYLENDVYPFFKKESAPELAAAMEYSLRAGGKRLRPILTFASFGKIDNDSLSIGAALEFVHTYSLIHDDLPSMDNDDFRRGKPSLHKQFSEATAILAGDALQAYAFEWLTQIDSSDKNLHKDLVRTLAKGAGAAGMVSGQMYDLLLERNPSSLTGTKEELLSKTHRLKTGALIQASFLMGNRLREDYQRREETISEYGAKLGLLFQITDDILDIEGTKEDLGKTPGKDGKSGKITYPSLYGMETCKQMVSDLVSELEELGSDLDTSSSKIEVSEFPEFFQSLPSNIGKRKN; from the coding sequence ATGACAAATCAAACGGAAACAAACGAACTTTCTCAATTACTAAAACGTTCCAAGGATCGTTTCGAAGATTATTTAGAAAACGACGTATATCCATTTTTTAAAAAAGAATCTGCTCCTGAACTCGCAGCTGCGATGGAATATAGCCTAAGAGCTGGGGGAAAAAGATTAAGACCGATTCTAACATTTGCTTCTTTTGGAAAGATAGATAACGATTCTCTTTCGATCGGAGCTGCATTAGAATTTGTTCATACTTATAGTTTGATCCATGATGATCTTCCCAGTATGGACAATGATGATTTCAGAAGAGGAAAACCTTCTCTTCATAAACAATTTTCAGAAGCTACTGCAATACTTGCAGGAGATGCTTTGCAGGCTTATGCGTTCGAATGGCTGACCCAAATAGATTCTTCCGATAAAAACTTGCATAAGGATTTGGTCAGGACTTTAGCAAAAGGTGCAGGTGCTGCGGGAATGGTCTCCGGGCAAATGTATGATCTGCTCTTAGAGAGAAATCCTTCTTCCTTAACTGGAACAAAAGAGGAATTACTTTCTAAAACGCATAGATTGAAAACTGGAGCTCTAATCCAGGCTTCTTTTCTAATGGGAAATCGTTTGAGAGAAGATTATCAACGAAGAGAAGAAACTATCTCTGAATACGGTGCCAAACTCGGTTTATTATTTCAGATCACTGATGATATTTTGGATATTGAAGGAACTAAGGAAGATCTAGGAAAAACTCCGGGCAAAGATGGAAAATCAGGAAAGATCACTTATCCTTCTTTATATGGAATGGAAACTTGTAAGCAGATGGTTTCTGATCTAGTTTCCGAGTTGGAAGAACTAGGATCCGATCTGGATACTTCTTCTTCTAAAATAGAAGTTTCCGAATTTCCTGAATTCTTTCAATCCTTACCTTCGAACATTGGCAAAAGAAAAAATTAG
- a CDS encoding synaptic vesicle VAT-1 family membrane protein, giving the protein MIRSVYRVDTKGSLDSLERREEELPPPEDNEVTVEIRAIGLNFADIFAIQGLYSATPKGSFIPGLEYSGKVIAVGKKVKNFKKNDKVMGVTRFGAYADHINIDSRYIFPLPSKWSFEQGAGFLVQGLTAYYALLPLGDLRKGQNVLIHSAAGGVGIYANRIAKKFGAWTLGSIGSHSKIPLLEKEGYDAWIIRSSRFPEELKTALGGRELHLVLECIGGKIFKSSYEALSPMGRMVVYGSASFMSQGDKVNWLTLAWRYLTRPKVDTLEIVSENKAVMGFNLIWLYEKIDELTVHLKALLKLNLEPPHIGSVYPFVDLPEAVRHFQTGNTTGKVVITVESGK; this is encoded by the coding sequence ATGATTCGCTCCGTTTATAGAGTCGATACCAAAGGTTCTTTAGATTCTTTGGAAAGAAGAGAAGAGGAACTTCCCCCACCTGAGGACAATGAAGTCACAGTAGAGATCCGTGCAATCGGTCTGAATTTTGCGGATATTTTTGCTATCCAAGGATTGTATAGCGCGACACCTAAAGGTTCTTTTATTCCAGGTTTGGAATATTCAGGTAAGGTGATCGCTGTCGGTAAGAAGGTTAAAAATTTCAAAAAGAACGATAAGGTCATGGGAGTGACCCGGTTCGGAGCTTACGCCGATCATATAAATATAGATTCTAGATATATTTTTCCACTTCCATCAAAATGGAGTTTTGAGCAAGGAGCAGGGTTTTTAGTCCAAGGACTTACTGCATATTATGCTCTTCTTCCTTTAGGAGATTTAAGAAAAGGTCAAAACGTTTTGATCCATAGTGCGGCTGGCGGAGTAGGGATTTACGCCAATCGTATCGCTAAAAAATTCGGAGCCTGGACCTTAGGTTCCATAGGAAGTCATTCTAAAATTCCCCTTTTGGAAAAAGAAGGTTACGATGCTTGGATCATTCGATCTTCTCGTTTTCCGGAAGAATTAAAAACCGCACTCGGTGGAAGAGAATTACATTTGGTTTTAGAATGTATCGGCGGTAAAATTTTTAAATCCAGCTACGAGGCTCTTTCTCCTATGGGTCGAATGGTTGTTTACGGTTCTGCTTCTTTTATGAGCCAAGGAGATAAGGTCAATTGGCTGACTTTAGCTTGGAGATATTTGACCAGACCGAAAGTGGACACCTTAGAAATTGTTTCTGAGAATAAAGCAGTGATGGGATTTAACCTGATCTGGTTGTATGAAAAGATTGATGAATTGACCGTTCATCTCAAAGCGCTTTTGAAATTAAATTTGGAACCACCTCATATAGGTTCCGTATATCCATTTGTGGATCTTCCGGAAGCAGTCCGGCATTTCCAAACTGGAAATACTACCGGCAAAGTGGTGATTACTGTCGAATCCGGAAAATGA
- a CDS encoding flavin-containing monooxygenase produces the protein MVAQTLERSSLSQNSQAEKVYDVVIIGTGFAGLCMGIRLKQAGIESFVILEKGNGVGGTWRDNNYPGAACDVQSHLYSFSFAPKSDWSRLFGPQEEILNYMNQCTDRFGIRSFIRTNSEVTGAFFDEKTGLWEINTIGGKSYKTKSVVSGTGGLSRPVLPNIKGINTFKGAKFHSAKWDHSYNLQGKKVAVIGTGASAIQIVPTIAPIVGTLKLFQRTPAWIIPKPDSNISGSVKGIFKFIPPLRWLFRKAIYWLNEIGVLAFAINPKLMKIFEKFAKSFINKSIHSEELKKKLTPNYTIGCKRILLSNDYYPALNRENVELVTDGIEEITASGVKTKDGVEHKVDAIIFATGFQAAEAVSPFEIRGRDGKLLADAWEDGAEAYLGTTVSGFPNLFMIVGPNTGLGHSSMILMIESQVQYALQGIRYLLNKNIKFIDVRKDVQDRYNEEIQRRLGKSVWLTGGCVSWYNTSSGRNTTLWPGFTFEFKARTFFLRPKDYEFVRVDGKAKKPGIGSRFSMALDATFG, from the coding sequence ATGGTAGCTCAGACATTAGAAAGATCGAGCCTTAGCCAGAACTCCCAAGCGGAAAAAGTATATGATGTAGTCATCATAGGAACTGGATTCGCTGGGTTATGTATGGGAATCCGTTTGAAACAAGCGGGAATAGAATCTTTTGTTATTTTAGAAAAAGGGAATGGGGTCGGAGGGACCTGGAGAGATAATAATTATCCGGGAGCAGCCTGCGATGTTCAATCGCATTTATACTCCTTCTCTTTTGCACCTAAATCGGATTGGTCCAGACTTTTCGGGCCTCAAGAAGAAATCCTAAATTATATGAACCAATGTACGGACCGTTTCGGGATCCGTTCATTTATTCGTACAAACTCAGAAGTGACCGGCGCATTTTTTGATGAAAAAACAGGTCTATGGGAAATCAACACCATCGGTGGGAAGTCCTACAAAACAAAATCTGTAGTGAGCGGCACAGGCGGTTTAAGCAGACCTGTTCTTCCGAATATCAAAGGAATCAATACTTTTAAAGGAGCAAAATTCCACTCTGCAAAATGGGATCATAGTTATAATCTACAAGGGAAGAAAGTAGCAGTGATCGGAACGGGAGCAAGTGCAATCCAAATCGTTCCTACTATCGCTCCAATTGTAGGAACATTAAAACTTTTCCAAAGAACTCCTGCTTGGATCATCCCGAAACCGGATAGTAATATCTCGGGTTCCGTAAAAGGGATCTTTAAATTCATTCCTCCATTAAGATGGTTGTTTAGAAAAGCGATCTATTGGTTGAACGAAATTGGAGTATTGGCCTTTGCGATCAATCCTAAGCTAATGAAAATTTTCGAGAAATTTGCTAAAAGTTTTATCAACAAGAGCATCCATAGCGAAGAACTTAAGAAAAAGTTAACTCCGAATTATACAATCGGATGTAAACGTATACTTCTTTCTAATGACTATTATCCAGCATTGAATAGAGAGAATGTAGAATTGGTTACCGATGGTATCGAAGAGATCACTGCTTCCGGAGTTAAAACAAAGGATGGGGTAGAACATAAAGTAGATGCGATCATTTTTGCGACAGGTTTCCAAGCTGCAGAAGCAGTTTCTCCTTTTGAGATACGGGGAAGAGATGGAAAACTTTTAGCAGATGCCTGGGAAGATGGTGCGGAAGCATATTTAGGAACGACAGTTTCCGGTTTTCCGAATTTATTCATGATTGTAGGTCCGAATACTGGATTAGGTCATAGTTCTATGATCCTAATGATAGAATCCCAAGTACAATATGCCCTTCAGGGAATTCGTTATCTACTTAATAAAAACATAAAGTTTATAGATGTTCGCAAAGATGTTCAGGATCGTTATAACGAAGAGATCCAAAGACGCCTGGGTAAATCTGTCTGGTTGACCGGAGGATGTGTAAGCTGGTACAATACTAGTTCAGGAAGAAATACAACTCTTTGGCCAGGATTTACTTTCGAATTTAAAGCCAGGACATTCTTCCTTCGTCCTAAGGATTACGAATTTGTTCGTGTAGATGGAAAGGCAAAAAAACCCGGGATCGGTTCCAGATTCTCTATGGCTTTAGATGCAACCTTTGGCTAA
- a CDS encoding neutral/alkaline non-lysosomal ceramidase N-terminal domain-containing protein, with protein MKPNQIVKKIQSYLISILLIFSAVACGTVAEYKIAYKKPEVASKTRGLVAGISKVDLTPPPGLPLAGYSKMAETEKGFRTRLYARIFYIRKDANEPVVLIQSDLLSGSLLIHHLLAERLASKTDISFGGIVFAGTHTHSAPANFYDNNFYNEFASNKPGFDKGWTDFVLDRLTNGVEEAYKSAKPAKIASGKTAIWGLTRNRSLDAYRANKNSGFEDLKPEIQYQAINPDLVMIRIDAQDKDGRYKPLGAFSTFSVHGTTVPDSNDVANADVFAYPTRILEKKIRKDFKPSWDPIHALNNSTHGDNSPDYREDMQGFIESRRIGEAIGEEAAKLFDSLQNSLSTEANLSFNTREVDLYENQKIGDAEVCDRPYVGTALTGGAEDGLTPVLNWLPFFAEGWPRWFLTGGCQGHKRIVGFKYLQPIVLPKSKFPHKLLLQSVKIADTLLLPVPFEVTKESGKRFVDEALKSSSQPIKNASVISCANGYFGYVTTPEEYTRQHYEGGHTLYGPGTQPFLQAHLADLTKNLPAAGGKEAFPASWNYELDRSDRFPETEKSEGVRELVDSPELILAEENLEKHWVFRYKDVGPSEISLHESLVSIEYKEGNLDWKELIHEGEPVDDRGVDIEVRKTSNSGKGMAVYQVRWYNPEQIAKRKYRFVIRPRAGQAKFVSPEF; from the coding sequence ATGAAACCGAATCAAATAGTGAAGAAAATACAATCGTACCTAATTTCGATCCTTCTAATCTTTTCTGCAGTTGCTTGCGGAACCGTCGCCGAATATAAGATCGCGTATAAAAAACCGGAAGTTGCTTCCAAAACCAGAGGACTGGTTGCTGGAATTTCTAAGGTGGATTTAACTCCTCCTCCCGGTTTACCTCTAGCTGGTTATTCCAAAATGGCTGAGACCGAAAAAGGTTTCCGCACTCGTCTTTATGCTAGAATTTTCTATATTCGAAAAGATGCAAACGAACCTGTCGTTTTGATCCAAAGTGATCTTTTATCCGGATCTCTTTTGATCCATCACTTGCTCGCAGAACGTTTAGCTTCTAAGACAGATATTTCTTTTGGTGGGATAGTCTTTGCAGGAACTCATACACATTCTGCTCCTGCTAACTTCTACGATAATAATTTTTACAACGAGTTTGCTTCTAACAAACCTGGTTTCGATAAAGGTTGGACTGATTTCGTATTGGATCGTTTGACCAATGGAGTTGAAGAGGCTTACAAATCAGCAAAACCTGCCAAGATCGCTTCCGGAAAAACTGCAATCTGGGGATTGACCAGAAACAGATCTTTGGACGCATACCGTGCTAATAAAAATTCTGGGTTCGAAGATTTAAAACCTGAGATCCAATACCAAGCGATCAATCCTGATCTAGTGATGATCCGGATCGATGCTCAAGACAAAGATGGAAGATACAAACCTCTCGGTGCATTCTCAACATTCTCAGTTCACGGAACCACCGTGCCTGACTCTAATGATGTTGCAAACGCAGATGTGTTTGCTTATCCAACTCGAATTTTAGAGAAGAAGATCCGTAAAGATTTTAAACCAAGCTGGGATCCAATCCACGCACTGAACAATTCCACTCACGGAGATAACTCTCCTGATTATCGGGAAGATATGCAAGGTTTCATAGAATCCAGAAGAATTGGAGAAGCCATAGGAGAAGAAGCAGCTAAACTTTTTGATTCACTACAAAACTCTTTAAGCACTGAAGCTAATCTTTCTTTTAATACAAGAGAAGTAGATCTGTATGAAAACCAAAAGATAGGTGATGCAGAAGTTTGTGACCGTCCTTATGTAGGAACTGCGTTAACAGGTGGAGCAGAAGATGGACTCACTCCGGTCCTAAACTGGCTTCCATTCTTTGCGGAAGGTTGGCCTCGTTGGTTTTTGACAGGTGGTTGCCAAGGTCATAAAAGAATCGTAGGTTTCAAATATCTGCAGCCTATCGTTCTTCCAAAGTCAAAGTTCCCACATAAACTTCTTTTGCAATCTGTGAAAATTGCAGACACACTTCTTCTTCCTGTTCCTTTCGAAGTTACTAAAGAGTCCGGAAAAAGATTTGTGGACGAGGCGTTGAAGTCAAGTTCTCAGCCGATCAAAAACGCATCTGTGATCAGTTGCGCAAACGGATACTTCGGTTATGTAACTACTCCGGAAGAATATACTCGCCAACATTATGAAGGTGGCCATACTCTTTATGGACCAGGCACTCAACCATTCTTACAGGCTCATCTTGCTGATCTGACTAAAAATCTTCCGGCTGCCGGAGGAAAAGAAGCATTCCCAGCTTCTTGGAATTACGAATTGGATCGTTCCGATCGTTTTCCTGAAACTGAAAAATCGGAAGGTGTAAGAGAATTAGTAGATTCTCCTGAGCTGATCTTAGCAGAAGAAAACTTAGAAAAACATTGGGTTTTCCGTTATAAGGATGTAGGTCCTTCTGAAATTTCCTTACATGAATCTTTGGTTTCGATAGAATACAAAGAAGGTAACTTAGATTGGAAAGAGTTAATCCATGAAGGAGAGCCAGTAGACGATAGGGGAGTTGATATAGAAGTTAGAAAAACTTCTAACTCTGGAAAAGGAATGGCAGTTTACCAAGTTCGTTGGTACAATCCTGAACAAATCGCAAAACGCAAATATAGATTTGTGATCCGTCCTCGTGCCGGCCAAGCCAAGTTCGTTTCTCCAGAATTCTAA
- a CDS encoding TlyA family RNA methyltransferase — MAKEKIRLDDLLLKKGLAEDISKARSLILSGSVLVNDRMSDKAGTLFEESVEIRIREIIPKYVSRGAYKLKAAFEKWNISVKEKLCIDWGASTGGFTQVLLEEGADLVFAFDVGYGQMASKVAMNPKVTVRDRFHIRDTSWKLLSSLWAEKTKKEFPNEIFLVMDLSFISLRIVLPVLSELKTKNPNVRWNIVSLFKPQFETESRNLDKGVLRDAWIRWKTIRSFLQFLKNEIKGKRIGLEDSPITGRDGNREILVYWTL; from the coding sequence TTGGCAAAAGAAAAAATTAGGCTAGATGACTTACTCTTGAAAAAGGGTTTGGCTGAGGATATTTCCAAGGCTCGAAGTCTGATCTTATCCGGTTCAGTCCTTGTGAACGATAGGATGTCCGATAAGGCCGGTACATTATTCGAAGAATCAGTAGAAATTCGGATTCGAGAGATCATCCCTAAATATGTAAGTAGGGGAGCATATAAACTCAAAGCTGCATTCGAAAAATGGAATATATCCGTTAAAGAAAAACTTTGTATAGATTGGGGGGCCTCTACCGGAGGTTTTACTCAAGTTCTTTTGGAAGAAGGAGCGGACTTAGTTTTTGCTTTCGATGTTGGCTACGGACAGATGGCCTCCAAGGTCGCAATGAATCCTAAGGTCACTGTCAGAGATCGATTCCATATCCGGGATACTAGTTGGAAATTATTGTCTTCTTTATGGGCCGAGAAAACAAAGAAAGAGTTTCCAAATGAGATCTTTCTGGTCATGGACTTAAGCTTTATTTCTCTTCGTATTGTACTTCCTGTTCTTTCCGAACTCAAAACTAAAAATCCAAATGTTCGATGGAATATAGTCAGTCTTTTCAAACCTCAATTCGAAACAGAATCTAGGAATTTGGATAAAGGAGTTTTGAGAGATGCTTGGATACGTTGGAAAACGATCCGGTCTTTCTTACAATTTTTGAAAAATGAAATTAAAGGAAAAAGGATAGGTTTGGAAGATTCCCCGATTACAGGGAGAGATGGTAATCGGGAAATCTTGGTATACTGGACTCTTTAG